A genomic stretch from Aedes albopictus strain Foshan chromosome 2, AalbF5, whole genome shotgun sequence includes:
- the LOC109408119 gene encoding probable ATP-dependent RNA helicase DDX23, which translates to MATRGGVDKKRRSRSRERIDLDRDRRDRYREREYEQRDRERDHRDYRDRERGMRERDRERERERERQRDKIIARKRSRSRERDREETKRKEEKDKKDDDVEEVKIEVPKKEEKTKKEPLSLEELLAKKKAEEEARSKPVFITKEQRAAEALKRRQEEVAAMRAGASAAVPKFGDVPVTTLLNREKKDPLEKYDRRERERERERERGRDRERERDGKEKDRDDDKRRSTTEDTTVKDKEKEQEAIRERYLGIIKKKRRVRRLNDRKFVFDWDAAEDTSIDYNNLYKERHHVQFFGRGNIAGIDIKDQKRKQSKFYGDLLEKRRTDAEKEQEKVRLKKVKKKEDKQKWDDRHWSEKDCDEMTERDWRIFREDYNITIKGGKIPNPFRSWSETGFPKEILDIIDKVGYKEPTPIQRQAIPIGLQNRDIIGIAETGSGKTLAFLIPLLTWIQSLPKIDRLETADQGPYAIILAPTRELAQQIEEETQKFGQPLGIRTVVVVGGLSREEQGFRLRLGCEIVIATPGRLIDVLENRYLVLNQCTYIVLDEADRMIDMGFEPDVQKILEYMPVTNLKPDTEEAEDASKLMENFNTKKKYRQTVMFTATMPPAVERLARTYLRRPATVYIGSVGKPTERTEQIVHIMTENEKRKKLMEILSRGVEPPCIIFVNQKKGADVLAKGLEKLGYNACTLHGGKGQEQREYALASLKNGSKDILVATDVAGRGIDIKDVSLVINYDMAKTIEDYTHRIGRTGRAGKTGCAISFCTKDDSHLFYDLKQIIVASPVSVCPPELMNHPDAQHKPGTVVTKKRREEKIFA; encoded by the coding sequence ATGGCGACCAGAGGAGGAGTCGACAAAAAGCGTCGCTCGCGGTCCCGGGAGCGGATTGATCTAGATCGCGACCGACGGGATCGTTACCGCGAGCGTGAGTATGAGCAGCGGGACCGCGAAAGAGATCACAGGGACTACCGGGACCGTGAGCGGGGGATGAGAGAACGTGACCGCGAAAGAGAACGGGAACGGGAGCGGCAACGAGACAAGATCATAGCAAGGAAGAGATCCCGATCTCGGGAAAGGGATCGTGAGGAAACGAAGCGCAAAGAAGAGAAAGATAAGAAAGACGATGATGTAGAGGAAGTTAAGATTGAAGTTCCGAAGAAGGAGGAGAAGACTAAGAAGGAACCACTTtcgctggaagaattgctggcgaAGAAGAAAGCGGAGGAGGAAGCCAGAAGTAAACCGGTGTTCATAACGAAAGAACAGAGAGCGGCCGAAGCACTGAAGAGAAGACAAGAGGAAGTCGCTGCAATGCGAGCAGGCGCCTCGGCTGCAGTTCCCAAGTTTGGAGATGTCCCGGTGACGACCCTGTTGAATAGGGAGAAGAAGGATCCACTGGAGAAGTACGACAGACGGGAGCGGGAACGAGAGCGTGAAAGGGAAAGAGGAAGAGACCGAGAGAGGGAGAGAGATGGAAAGGAGAAGGATCGAGACGATGATAAGAGACGATCCACAACGGAAGATACGACCGTGAAGGATAAGGAAAAGGAACAGGAAGCTATCAGAGAGCGATATCTCGGTATCATTAAGAAGAAAAGAAGAGTTAGGAGATTGAATGACCGCAAGTTCGTCTTTGATTGGGATGCCGCGGAGGACACTTCCATAGATTACAACAATCTGTACAAGGAACGTCATCATGTCCAGTTCTTTGGGCGAGGCAACATTGCAGGAATTGACATCAAAGATCAGAAGCGTAAGCAGAGCAAATTTTATGGAGATCTTCTGGAGAAACGTCGAACGGATGCAGAGAAGGAACAGGAGAAGGTACGACTGAAGAAGGTCAAGAAGAAGGAAGATAAGCAAAAGTGGGACGATCGCCACTGGTCCGAGAAGGATTGCGACGAAATGACTGAAAGAGATTGGCGTATCTTCAGAGAAGATTATAACATAACGATAAAGGGCGGAAAAATTCCCAATCCGTTCAGAAGCTGGAGCGAAAccggatttcccaaagaaattctggaCATTATCGATAAGGTTGGGTACAAGGAACCAACTCCCATCCAGAGACAGGCCATCCCAATTGGTCTTCAGAATAGGGACATCATCGGTATCGCTGAAACTGGTTCTGGTAAGACCCTGGCTTTCTTGATTCCTCTCCTGACATGGATTCAGTCGCTTCCGAAGATCGACCGCCTGGAAACGGCAGATCAAGGTCCGTACGCAATCATTTTGGCTCCCACTCGAGAATTGGCCCAGCAGATCGAAGAAGAAACTCAAAAATTCGGGCAACCCTTGGGCATCCgaacggtcgtcgtcgtcggaggttTGTCCCGAGAAGAACAAGGCTTCCGGCTTCGATTGGGTTGTGAAATCGTCATTGCCACGCCCGGTCGTTTGATCGACGTCTTGGAAAATCGCTACTTGGTACTCAATCAGTGTACCTACATCGTTCTGGACGAAGCCGATCGTATGATTGACATGGGTTTCGAACCAGATGTCCAAAAGATTCTAGAATACATGCCGGTGACCAATCTCAAGCCGGACACCGAAGAAGCGGAAGATGCTTCCAAGCTGATGGAAAATTTCAACACCAAGAAAAAGTACCGCCAGACGGTGATGTTCACAGCTACTATGCCTCCCGCCGTGGAACGACTCGCTCGAACATATCTCCGACGTCCAGCCACAGTCTACATAGGTTCCGTGGGCAAACCGACCGAAAGAACCGAACAGATCGTCCACATCATGACCGAAAACGAGAAACGCAAGAAGTTGATGGAAATCCTCTCGCGCGGAGTCGAACCCCCGTGCATCATTTTCGTCAACCAGAAGAAGGGCGCCGACGTGCTGGCCAAGGGCCTGGAAAAACTCGGCTACAACGCTTGCACGCTCCACGGAGGCAAAGGCCAAGAACAGCGAGAGTATGCCCTGGCGTCGCTCAAGAACGGTTCCAAGGACATCCTGGTGGCCACGGACGTGGCTGGTCGTGGTATCGACATCAAGGACGTCTCCCTCGTCATCAACTACGACATGGCGAAGACCATCGAGGACTATACGCATCGTATCGGACGAACGGGTCGTGCCGGAAAGACCGGTTGCGCCATTTCGTTCTGCACCAAGGACGACAGCCACCTGTTCTACGACCTGAAGCAGATCATCGTGGCCAGTCCGGTGTCGGTGTGTCCACCCGAGCTGATGAACCATCCAGATGCGCAGCACAAGCCGGGCACGGTGGTTACGAAGAAGCGAAGGGAGGAGAAGATTTTCGCTTAA